The Oncorhynchus gorbuscha isolate QuinsamMale2020 ecotype Even-year linkage group LG04, OgorEven_v1.0, whole genome shotgun sequence genome includes the window CAGAGTTATGTGTCCATGAGATGTGTTTTAAAATGCATATGGGGCCCGCCATTGTACAGTCACTTGCTCATAATCAATCATTATAATCAAGCAGCGACATGGATTTAACATAAATGCAACTGTCTAATGTATTAGGGTATGGAGTGGGTAAGTTGCTTTTTATGCGTAATGCCAAATGTCATATGCCACATCAACACGGACAGCTAGCCTATACAGGCCCCACAGAATGATATAACCAACACATTTTCACAGTAGTAACTAACTATGATAGCTTGTAGCTTGCATTTCGTCTGCTCTATCATGGCATTTTATCATACATTATCGAAGCATTGAGCCAACACCCAGTAGTCTATATGGAATGTTGTTATAAAAGTTCATGCTGTTTTTAAATGCCGTTCATACATTCCATCTAAAACGAGTACACTTCTAatcatagtatatatatatatgtgaaatCACTAGGCCAAAAACAGGTGTAAAATGATGGGATGATTGCAGAACGAAGACCAAGAGAGATGCATACTATATTATAGACGTCGTATTGCTCAGTAACTGCTatcacaaatgtttttttttttttaccgagTCAAAGTAAACACTGGAACATTGCAATATAGTCCTAAGGAGGTGTAAAATAACAGGATGAATTCAGCGCGAGGACAAAGATAGATGCACACTGTATCTGTCGTCATATTAGTGAAATAATCCTGGAGATACATTTCTACACATGGCGTTGTTTTATTAGTAATATGTAGAAAGGGACAGGACGCTAGGATAGATAAATCGGAGACCACGGTACAATCGTTTTTGCTTTTTTTTACTTCAGTAAAGAAAGTTACACAAAACAAAGTGGCAAGTCTTTcaacaataaataataaataattttgTTTAACAGGAACAAACGGAAAAAAAACGGTCATTATAACTTATACACATCTTtgggaaagaaaaaaaaacatattcttAAAATGGACACAAACTCACACATAAAAGTCCCACGTAGCTTGTGGCAAAATAGAGGTATACCTTGTTGCAATGCTTAAGTAGGCCTTACTTGGGCTTTATCAAGGAGATAATAACAAACTAACTGAATAGCAATATTTGCAATCCCCTCCAAACGGCATCTTATCAGGAGGCGAATCTCAGGTCAAGTTATTTTAGAGAAACAGAATAGCCAGTCATTTGTTTGTATATTCACACATTATGCACAGCAATGTGCAAATGTAGAACCAGATTTcatctgcaatattaaagttCATATTTTTCCTAGAGGTCCGTTGGTCCAGGAGTGTATGTGTGGTGTAGTATTATAAATTGTTTTTGTCAAACTGTTACCAGGAGTTTCCAACGGGCAGCACCAGTCATGGTTGACGTAGTGAGATCTACAGATCTCACTACGCATGAGTCGCAGACACTTTATGCTGCAGGCAGATGCGCTCTCTCCGCGGCTCCTGGAAACACGCACTTCTTCAGGGCTCTATTCAAACCGTATAGCTGAGGTTCAGCGTTGCAGCGTGACTGAAAGAGGCAATGTTCCCCGCGtttagcggagactgcattcatttTAATCGCTGTATATGTCAGCTAaataggaaattagctttaaatgtCTATCGCGCAATATGTACCTCTTCAGCAacacagattgaatagagcccattGACTGCTCCattgtcctctcctttcctcttctccagGGTTGTTTTGCGGCGGGCGGACAGACGGACGTATGACGGACACATGGACAGATCTAGGTTGGGTAATAATCCATGATTGTCTTCACAGTGTAAAACTACAACCAAGGGGTTGTTTCGTCGTTAAAGAGGCTTCGTGCAGTTGCGGGAGGAGGATTCTCTTTAATCGCTCAGTTCGAATGAAATCAACAAGAGATTGAGTGACATTTTGTTTCTTTCAACCCCgagttatttttttatatatttttcttcagttTTCAGTCAGTCCGCCCCTTTGCCCAACAAGCATCACTTCATCATCAGTCAGAAATATGACAATAGTCTAACGTTGTCTACAGTCGGTCCTCGAGGCCCTACGCCTCTATAGGGCTCGAGACCATGCTGTTGGGTGTGTCTGGAAGTTGGGATGACATCGAGGCGACTTCGCTCCCTGTCGAGTTGGAACCAGGTCCTCCCTCCGAAAAATGGACCTGAACAAAACAATGGAACAATGTAATATATAAGATTACATTATTCAACATATTAATTAAATATTGTAGACAATACAATAGAATAAATCCACATATCGACCTCAATACGACCCATATTAATAGCCTAAATTAcagaaaataatataaaatattataaaCATAAAATGACAATAACCTAACCTTTACTCTAATGTTACTCTAATCGTTATTCGTGATTTCGTTCACActgtctaccagacagacagtttAGTAATATAGTACAGCCTCTAACTGGACTCACTAGTTGTGTTATAGTACAGCCTCTAACTGGACTCACTAGTTGTGTTATAGTACAGCCTCTAACTGGACTCACTAGTTGTGTTATAGTACAGCCTCTAACTGGACTCACCAGTTGTGTTATAGTACAGCCTCTAACTGGACTCACCAGTTGTGTTATAGTACAGCCTCTAACTGGACTCACCAGTTGTGTTATAGTACAGACTCTAACTGGACTCACCAGTTGTGTTATAGTACAGCCTCTAACTGGACTCACTAGTTGTGTTATAGTACAGCCTCTAACTGGACTCACCAGTTGTGTTATAGTACAGCCTCTAACTGGACTCACCAGTTGTGTTATAGTACAGCCTCTAACTGGACTCACTAGTTGTGTTATAGTACAGCCTCTAACTGGACTCACCAGTTGTGTTATAGTACAGCCTCTAACTGGACTCACCAGTTGTTGAAACGCGGGTTGATCCATGTCACTCTGTAGCGCGAAGTCACTGAGGACCTTCCAAGGCGGCTGGTAACTCTGCACCTCCACTGGGTTTGCCTGTAAACCACCGTCGTGTCTCTCCGGGCTGGCCGCCACCATCGGTGTGCCCGTCATTCCCTGGATATTCTGCAGATAGTCCCAGAGAAACTGATCGTCATATAAAGTTTAAAATTAGCACGTCAACATtgacccaacaacaacaacaacgttaAATATTTAGAATATGATGAAAATGTTTGTGCGTAACGATCatgtaaacgtgtgtgtgtgtgtgtgcgtgtgtgtgcgtgtgtgtgcgtgtgtgtgtgtgtgtgtgtgtgtgtgtgtgtgtgtgtgtgtgtgtgtgtgtgtgtgtgtgtgtgtgtgtgtgtgtgtgtgtgtgtgtgtgtgtgtgtgtgtgtgtgtgtgtgtgtgtgtgtgtgtgtgtgtgtgtgtgtgtgtgtgtgtgcgtgtgtgtgtgtgtgtgtgtgtgtgtgtgtgtgtgtgtgtgtgtgtgtgtgtgtgtgtgtgtgtgtgtgtgtgtgtgtgtgtgtgtgtgtgtgtgtaaaaaaagGGACAAGTTATACGCCTGCATGTGGATATATCTCACGCATCCATCCATAGGCAGACGTATACGACCATTTCTCCGTTTCTATTTTCCCCTCAATTATTTCATGAAAACAAAATGACCAGACAAGAATAGAAGTATTATAATGAAACAGTTACAACAGCTACCAGCGTTTGGACCGATAAGAACACCACTGTTTTGACTCCTTTATTTAAATAAAGATCAGACAGGGTCCTCACCGTTTTGTCGTCGGGCTGATGTTGCTGTAACTGTTTCATCAGAATACTCCTCTTCTTGTCCTTGCAACGCTTGTTTTGGAACCAGACCCGGATGACTCGGGGACTGAGACCGGTCATCTCGACTAGCTGCTCCTTCATCAGAGCGTCGGGTCGGGGGTTTGCGTTGTAGCAGGTCCGCAACGTGTGGAGTTGCTTTTCGTTAAGAACTGTCCGTACGCGTGTGGTCTTCTCCGGTTGTTTGTGGACGTGCGGTCGAAGCACGGGCTGTCTGGCTGATATTGGTTCTGctgttgagaaagagaggaggaaatacAGAATACATATTATTTATCGGCACTTCATGGGTATATAAAGACACTGTTGTATACCAAAATTGAGACTACAAAAACGTACACTCTCAAAAGTATATCATGGTAGCCTACAGAACGACGCCCAGTATGGAGTATCCATTCAGCGTGATGTTATCCGGGTCTTATGGTAATATGTTATTACTACAGCTATCAACCAACCCCATGCTTGACCTATCATTATCACTGCTGTTCACATTTCAGTTGTCCAAACTTCTATTAGGCCTACATTTataccagttaacacactgttccccgggcgtGGAAAAAGTGGATGTCGATTAcggcagctccccgcacctctctgattcagagggttaaatgcggaagacacatttcagttgaaagcgttcagttgtacaactgattaGGTATCCCCCGTTTCCCATTTAATAATGTCTAAAATGAAATTAAAATCCACAACAGAGAAACAACAGAGAAAGAGCATTGTCATGTATTGTAGCTTATAGAGATAGCCTACCACTGGGGTTTTGAATCAACACCTAACGTCATTACCGTATTACGCATGGATGGGCTATACGTTGATATACTTTGATATTAGCCTTTGATATTATCATTCATTTAATTGTTGTTACTATTAGTGAAAGTGCGTTCTTGTCACTTTTAGCATATATGTTTAAAATACCTCTATTGGAAAAGGGGGTAAATATGTTCTTCGTTAAACGTGGACCATGGCGCAGGAAATGTGAAAGAGTGGACTGTCAAATACGTAGTTTATTTTTTATAGATACATAAAGTCGAAAAGGATTCTCACTAGATTGGTGCGATACCTTTTGATTTAATAATTCATTAACAACGAAGTCTCGTCAAAATATTGCTGTGGCCATCTGCCCGAGCTTCCGGTTATGTAGTATGGTTTCCAATCCGGTTATAACCTCAGATCTAACTGCGACTATCGgttacacatttttttttttttttacctttattttaccaggcaagtcagttaagaacatattcttattttcaatgacggcctaggaacagtgggttaactgcctgttcaggggcagaacgacagatgtgtaccttgtcagctcgggggttctgaactcgcaaccttccgggttactagtccaacgctctaaccactaggctacgctacatAGGCCTAACATGTATGCAGTCTGAGGAAATAGTATATTCCGACAATTTGAAGTGCGTGGCCAACTATCTGGCTTGTATAATTCACCCCAAAAACCACATAATACAATAATACATCATTATTGTGACACGTTACATTTAATCTAGACTGTAGGCCCCTAAACTTCAGCACAAACAGAATGTATCATTTCATCTTTATATAAAGTAAACTACCgaatgttatttttttaaagtcaaacaaacaaacaccatttaTATCTGAATTCCTAGGAGGGCCTCATGATTCAGCGAGAACTATGTAAAGAAAGACGTTGCTCAGATATTCTCCCTCTTGCGAGGTACCTTGACAAAGAGCACTCGCAAATGCGAATGATTTCATAAGTGACATACACCACACCACTGACCCAATAATAATCACATATATACAATCCTCATTTGTGATTCACAATAACGTCGCGCGgcttattatatatatatatatatatatatatatatatatatatatatatatatatatatatatatatatatatatatatatatatatatatatatatatatatattcatgacATATATACAACTatattagccaatagaaatgtAGGCTATATATATTCATGACATATATACAACTatattagccaatagaaatgtAGGCTATATATATTCATGACATATATACAACTatattagccaatagaaatgtAGGCTATATATATTCATGACATATATACAACTatattagccaatagaaatgtAGGCTATATATATTCATGACATATATACAACTatattagccaatagaaatgtAGGCTATATATATTCATGACATATATACAACTatattagccaatagaaatgtAGGCTATATATATTCATGACATATATACAACTatattagccaatagaaatgtAGGCTATATATATTCATGACATATATACAACTatattagccaatagaaatgtAGGCTATATATATTCATGACATATATACAACTATATTAGCCAATAGAAATATAGGCTATATATATTCATGACATATATACAACTatattagccaatagaaatgtAGGCTATATATATTCATGACATAAACAACTATATTAGCCAATGgtaatgtaggctatattcatgACATAGAAACAACTATATTAGCCAATGgtaatgtaggctatattcatgACATAGAAACAACTATATTAGCCAATgataatgtaggctatattcatgACATAGAAACAACTATATTAGCCAATgataatgtaggctatattcatgACATAAACAACTATATTAGCCAATgataatgtaggctatattcatgACATAAACAACTATATTAGCCAATgataatgtaggctatattcatgACATAGAAACAACTATATTAGCCAATGataatgtaggctatatacaTGACATAGAAACAACTATATTAGCCAATGGTAATGTATGCTATATTCATGACGTATAAACCACTATATTAGCCAATGgtaatgtaggctatattcatgACATAGAAACAACTATATTAGCCAATGATA containing:
- the LOC124033431 gene encoding insulin gene enhancer protein isl-1-like isoform X2, yielding MGDMGDPPKKKRLISLCVGCGNQIHDQYILRVSPDLEWHAACLKCAECNQYLDESCTCFVRDGKTYCKRDYVRLYGIKCAKCNIGFSKNDFVMRARSKVYHIECFRCVACSRQLIPGDEFALREDGLFCRADHDVVERATMSVGDPLSPLHPARPLQMAEPISARQPVLRPHVHKQPEKTTRVRTVLNEKQLHTLRTCYNANPRPDALMKEQLVEMTGLSPRVIRVWFQNKRCKDKKRSILMKQLQQHQPDDKTFLWDYLQNIQGMTGTPMVAASPERHDGGLQANPVEVQSYQPPWKVLSDFALQSDMDQPAFQQLVHFSEGGPGSNSTGSEVASMSSQLPDTPNSMVSSPIEA
- the LOC124033431 gene encoding insulin gene enhancer protein isl-1-like isoform X3, producing MGDMGDPPKKKRLISLCVGCGNQIHDQYILRVSPDLEWHAACLKCAECNQYLDESCTCFVRDGKTYCKRDYVRLYGIKCAKCNIGFSKNDFVMRARSKVYHIECFRCVACSRQLIPGDEFALREDGLFCRADHDVVERATMSVGDPLSPLHPARPLQMAAEPISARQPVLRPHVHKQPEKTTRVRTVLNEKQLHTLRTCYNANPRPDALMKEQLVEMTGLSPRVIRVWFQNKRCKDKKRSILMKQLQQHQPDDKTNIQGMTGTPMVAASPERHDGGLQANPVEVQSYQPPWKVLSDFALQSDMDQPAFQQLVHFSEGGPGSNSTGSEVASMSSQLPDTPNSMVSSPIEA
- the LOC124033431 gene encoding insulin gene enhancer protein isl-1-like isoform X4: MGDMGDPPKKKRLISLCVGCGNQIHDQYILRVSPDLEWHAACLKCAECNQYLDESCTCFVRDGKTYCKRDYVRLYGIKCAKCNIGFSKNDFVMRARSKVYHIECFRCVACSRQLIPGDEFALREDGLFCRADHDVVERATMSVGDPLSPLHPARPLQMAEPISARQPVLRPHVHKQPEKTTRVRTVLNEKQLHTLRTCYNANPRPDALMKEQLVEMTGLSPRVIRVWFQNKRCKDKKRSILMKQLQQHQPDDKTNIQGMTGTPMVAASPERHDGGLQANPVEVQSYQPPWKVLSDFALQSDMDQPAFQQLVHFSEGGPGSNSTGSEVASMSSQLPDTPNSMVSSPIEA
- the LOC124033431 gene encoding insulin gene enhancer protein isl-1-like isoform X1 produces the protein MGDMGDPPKKKRLISLCVGCGNQIHDQYILRVSPDLEWHAACLKCAECNQYLDESCTCFVRDGKTYCKRDYVRLYGIKCAKCNIGFSKNDFVMRARSKVYHIECFRCVACSRQLIPGDEFALREDGLFCRADHDVVERATMSVGDPLSPLHPARPLQMAAEPISARQPVLRPHVHKQPEKTTRVRTVLNEKQLHTLRTCYNANPRPDALMKEQLVEMTGLSPRVIRVWFQNKRCKDKKRSILMKQLQQHQPDDKTFLWDYLQNIQGMTGTPMVAASPERHDGGLQANPVEVQSYQPPWKVLSDFALQSDMDQPAFQQLVHFSEGGPGSNSTGSEVASMSSQLPDTPNSMVSSPIEA